The nucleotide sequence ACTTTTTtggaagcaaaaggaaattatatattcattttatttttaaacttacccGTATAGGTAGTAAAAAAATGCTAGAAGATAGAAAGCTAATTTGCACCAGCCTTCTTTCTGACAATACGCTAAAATGTCTGCATTCATGATGGTTGTAGGGTCATAGAGTCCCGGTCCACTCATCACTGGTCTACTCATATACCTGTAATAAACACAGTCAATTAGCCGCTCCAAACAGGAAGTCAACCTTTAAGATGGGAAGGAGGGGTTTTCTTCTCCAGTAACATTTGTTGCAATGAGAGGTGGTCCACACAGGGAAGAGTAACTTTAGTTCTAGGGTGGAGTTCTTTCCTCTTAtcatcttaattttaaaacaagagcCCCTATAAGAGATCAGGACAGTTAAACAAGTCCTATCTGATCTCCCCAACAATTttataaacacaagaaaaagaaaaataactgtaaaaatgaagtgagattgttcttccttttaataactttttaacataattttaggCTTACAGAAAAGGTGCAAGAACACTTCACCAAAATATTCCAAATGCTCACATTAATCACACAGCTTTACCCTTCTCTTTTTAGTTTTAGCTCCAAATATGCACACATTTTTTTACCAAACAGATGTGATACCATCAGTTACAGATGTGATACCCCTTTACACCTAAACACTTCTTAAGTATATTTCCCAAGAGCAATGAGATTTTTaatattcctattaaaaaaaaaaaaaaaaaaacctctaggggtgcctgggtggctcactgggttaaagcctctgcctttggctcaagtcatgatcccagagtcctgggatcaagccccacatcaggctctctgctccacggagatccggcttcctcctctctctctgcctgcctctctgccttcttttttttttttttttttttttttttaaagattttatttatttatcagagagagagggagagagcgagcacaggcagacagaatggcagagagaggcagagggagaagcaggctccctgctgagcaaggagcccgatgtgggactcgatcccaggacgctgggatcatgacctgagccgaaggcagctgcttaaccaactgagccacccaggcgtccctcctctctgccttcttgtaatctctgtctgtcaaataaataaataaaatctttaaaaaaaaaaaaaaccctctaactCTATTATATAGATCAGACATAACTTTCAGTAATTACTCAgtaattatgaatatattttataaacaaatttaaaatctttataaacaTGGAGAAAGAAGTTAGACACCCTATACATTTTGAATTATGTGAAGTTCACATAATGGGCAAAATTAATACAAGTTGACAGAGGTCACTGCTGTCCCGGGGAGATACAGGGGTAACTGACAGGGATAGGGCTTCAGACTTATGTACACCATTGTATGTAAATTAAAACTCACTTTTTGAAAAACTCCTTTAAAGGGTAACAAAGTAAGCACCATAAAAGGTATTGAAACAGCGATTTGTTCATctgctagatttttaaaataaatgccaaccaattttcagttttcatttaggTGACAAGCATGCAAGATAACTGTACCAACCAtagtataattaaaatataattaggtAAAGTAttagaaatgtatttaaatattaccTCCAAATATGATATGCCAAGAGGGGCATATTGAGACCCAGCGTAAGCCACTCTGCTGCACAAAGAAACATGACACAGAAGAAAGCGTGGATGAGGTACTCTGGGAGTACAAGCTGGAAGAAAAATACAAGCCAGTTATCAAAATGCCTTGGCAGTATGTCAAATGCTAATTTGAAAGCAGGTGGCAACCAAGAttccataatgaaaaaaattcactGTTTTCTAAGAAGCAGGCCCAAAAGATGGTACTGAGGTCTGTTTCCATATTTAACTTTTTACCAAAAGCAGAATTACAAGCAAACTATCCAGATGATATAGCTTGCcctaaaagaataaatagaacctaaaatttaaaactcagatTCTTACAGGTTAAATTACACAAAGTTACCACCCAGACAGTTCAGTTATTTGCTGATCACTTGGAATACTTTTTCTTTCCACCATTCAgtaatgataaaaatacaaaaaggagcTATCTGGTCACATGCAACATGatataaaaaaaacccacaaaacaaaactcccTTTTAGAATATTTTACACATTCGTGTTTTAAAGCTTTTAACAGAAACCAGGAATGCTACATAAACAATATTTAGCAAACCACATCACATTATCACAAAAGTAATTTTTCAATGGAAAGCCAAAAGCCAATAATCTCAGCACAGTCGGAGGGGAAAGAATACTAATATACACAGATGCAAACAATGTGCATTCTGCAATGTAGGAGGGAAAAGACAGTTCTGAACCATAAAATTGAAATTTTCCCGGTTCCTGAGCTCCAATTCTGACATGGCTTCCTGTTTCTTTAAACCTGCTTTCCAGTGAACTTCTATAGACACAGCAGACCAGGAGACACTCAGaactcaaaaacaaaatgatttttttttattgtaggtggtactaaatgagaaaaattaattcaagCAAAATGCTTTTTATAATATGACCAAGAAttcatgctttatttttaataaatctttttcatCCTGAAGACTTCATTTAGCCTAATGACTCTGTTAAATCAAAGTCCCAAACTTTTCATTGCAAGTTTAAGCTAAACAACTTCCTGCAAGTCACAGACACAGAGCCAGCTTCTCAAATGACTGTATCATACCAAAGTAAAATTATATGAATCCTCAACATCATCAGATCATTCCTGAGAGGAAACCATTGCTGTATAGATAATTACAATTGTACTACATATTCAAGCCCACTTTATAATACTCCCAAGTCACTTTTTCCATTTCAAAGCTGTAAAGCAAagttttttaatgaataatattttaaatgaaattccaGTAAAACCAACTAATCTATATTACTAACCAGGTATCTTCTACAATTTtaagcaataataataacaaaagataaactccacatatgtatataaacttGTAAATAATACGAACCATTAAGCCACCATTTAATTAAGATGAAAATCAAACATCGGCAAGAAAATGTCCACAGGAAATCTTTGAAACACAAGGACTACAACCAggacaaaccaagaaaaataaatattgtattagAGGAGTTCCACTAGAGCTGTTTATAATGCTAGTTTAAATTACAGGAGTTTTCTTTATAATATAGTAAGTCTATCTCAGCTCTCCAAAGCCAAGTGATAGCTAACAATACAAATTATCATTCAAGTTTTCATCCTACACTTCCGGACTGAGATATGgggagaaaattattttgaatgcgCAATACCTATGGCTCTTAAACAATATACTTTAATTAGAGTGAGAATACGGATAATCTGCAACTCTTCCAGTTCTAATATGAAACACATGCCACACTCCTTTTTCCTCAAAAAACACCCAGAAACTTTTATAATGCATCTCTTATAAAAACCAGTCCACTCCAATCATTCTTTAATGGTGAAATTTCCCCGTAAGTGGCACAAAAATTGTTCCATTTAGGAACCAATGTTTACCCAAAAGCTAGTACACAAAAAAATTCCTCATGCAAATATGGCTGAAATGATGGTACTTAAATGCAAatcataatattctctagttaaggctcacatttttaaaaataatatttgtcttCCCCCATACTTTGGCAGAATtgtcaaaacaaattttaaatagggAAAACTGTCAGATGCGCTGCTAGTAAGCCAATTATCGGCACCCTATCCAAACACTAACTTATGCTGTTGCAAAAACTTCCTTCTAATCAATGTAGCATTAGGAGGTCCTaagcacatgtatttttttaagtgagaatttCCTTCCATGAAGGAGAGTCAGACATCacacatatgtaaaaattaaattagtccCTCTTAAACTTACCGTAAATTGGGGAAATACCAAAGCACGAGTATAAAAATCCAGCTGTCTGGGTTCAAATGCTGGGTCTACCTTACAACCCTACTAAGCCGAAGCCTATCCTCCTATTCAAGAAAATGACAATACACCTACCCTTTAAGGCTGCTCATGAGCTCAAGGAAAGCACAGCGCCTGTTGCCTAGGAAAGCCCTCATCTGATTTCAGCTCTTATCATCCTCATCGTTTGGTTATTTGAAGTAATGAGAAACCAAAGAAGACAGAATACTATTAATGAACAAatgtcaaaaaaagaaattttggttCCTTAATCTCTTGGTAACAATTAGTTTCAACAGTAGGTTAAGACACTTTATTACTTTCCAATCTGAAGAAAGCAGattcttcacatattttatttcataagaaCAGAGACACAGCTAGAAAGTTAATACTTTTAATTGTACCTACATCAAGTCTTACTGTAGCAGTTCTCCAGAGACAAACTAAAAATCCATTGCATCACTCCCATTTATAGAGGAAACAATGATAAAGCAGCACACTCACTTTAAAGACCCCTTTCTAAATAAGATCCCTTTGGTGTGCTAGTGTCTTATAGTTTCACACAACTAAAGCCTACACAAGTTCTCAtcttaagtaatttttaagataaattattatattctatTTCTTGGAGATATACCCACAGCCTTCTTACAAACAACCTTTCAGCTTCTGACCAATTAGGCAAAATCAAACCTACAGGTGAAAGGAGAATCTtcctaaatgaataaattgaatgaagccaaaaatatatataaatcccTAAGCACAATGGAGCCATGTTATAACGAAATCCATCAGAGATCAGAACTTAGTGTAAGACAAGTCTGGCTTAGAAATTTAGAATGGATCTATATTAGAAATAACTATGTAGACATTTGTAGACCAACTGTTATCCACAAAATTCTGGCAGCGTGAGTCCAAAGGTCAGCACGCTGATTCCAGAGCCTAAAGAAAGAGCTATCTACCTAAAAGTTTCTAAATAAACATCAGCTGAAAGAGTGAATAATTAATTCCAGAATAGACATAACGAAAGATAAAAGCAGACATGGTACTGAAGACTCCACTTTGGGACTATCTCCCAATAAGTCACAACAGAAAAACCATCTTACCATCTATTAAAGTCATTTTCTGTTAACCAACTTTCAAACACCGCaccaaataatttaatataaaagtgCCTATGgctataacattttttaaaaaatgcataagcATTTAACAGCTTTCCCTACTTGACTGGGCCAGCAAGCAAACATTTGCATAAAATGCGGAATTTCACGAAATCATAAACCTCAACAGGCATATGAACAAGCACACCAAACagaacattttacaaataaaaatgccCTAACCCTCCCCATGAAATGAATGTAGCATTAaaacattaaactaaaaagcaGTACACACCTTTAATGCAATTTTGactcttttaatctttttgacCTTTTCAACTGTCTTTGGCCGACAATGTAAAAAGCAGATTGGAAGAATGTTAGTATGACAGCTGACAAGATCACTGGCAGATTAATATTAGATCAGTCAAGCAGGAGAAAGAGTATTTTTGTAAATCCTGCCTActtcaaaaagaacaaatatgtcATGCCACTGAGTATACTGgccattttcaaattatattaagagcaaaagcagttaaaaaaatcttaagaaaaatccTATATTATAACTTACAGGATTCAGGGTATTACACTGGTCTATAGGATTCTTGTAATCAGTCTTCAGTTCATCAAAAGctataatctaaaataaaattaaagttagtTAGGACCTTTAATAAAAAGCAGCAACAAACCTGCCTCATCATCAAATTATAATTGAATaaagttaataaaacaaaagcaaaagtatacCAATACTACATGTACCAATTTACAGTAAATTCACTATGTCCTAATAAATAACTAATACCATTTAAATGATCTGGTCTCACTGTGATAAATATCTTcacttttcaatttttcaatgcctctattcaaattattttctcttcttaaaatgatcttttctatCTATCAAAAATCATCATCTTAGgggggcctggttggctcagtgggttaaagcctctgccttcagctcaggtcattatcttagggtcctgggctctctgctccgcagggagcctgcttcctcctctctctctctctgcctgtctctctgcctacttgcgtctctgtcaaataaataagtaaaatctttaaaaaaaaaaaattgtcatctaAAAACCCTCTTCCTACAACAGCTCCACTCTGCAGGTTTCCCTGACTCCCTGGGGCGGAAATAATTGCATACATGTCTAACAGCCCCAGAGCACAGGGCTTTACAATACTACCAATATGGCATTTCTTCCAGTGGAGTATCTGTGCACAGGTTTGTGTGTCTTGTCTGTCCCTCAgggtgaagttttttttttaaagattttatttatttatttgacagagatcacaagtaggcagagaagcaggcagagagaagagaggaggaagcaggctccctgctgagcagagagccccacacagggctcatcccaggaccccaggatcacgacctgagcccaaggcacaggctttaacccactgaaccacccagcggCCCCCGGGGTGaagtatttttaatcatttgtgCATGCCCCACCTACATCAGAGCTCAGTGGGACACTAGAGATGGACTC is from Mustela lutreola isolate mMusLut2 chromosome 7, mMusLut2.pri, whole genome shotgun sequence and encodes:
- the CNIH1 gene encoding protein cornichon homolog 1 gives rise to the protein MAFTFAAFCYMLALLLTAALIFFAIWHIIAFDELKTDYKNPIDQCNTLNPLVLPEYLIHAFFCVMFLCAAEWLTLGLNMPLLAYHIWRYMSRPVMSGPGLYDPTTIMNADILAYCQKEGWCKLAFYLLAFFYYLYGMIYVLVSS